In Cicer arietinum cultivar CDC Frontier isolate Library 1 chromosome 7, Cicar.CDCFrontier_v2.0, whole genome shotgun sequence, a single window of DNA contains:
- the LOC101495598 gene encoding uncharacterized protein, producing MGSISNGADDGGSQSPVSPEEVENGGSQSSVFPEEADNEDNTRGGGGGGRGDGNLKKGTWTSAEDAILVEYVQKYGDRNWSAVQKKFGLARCGKSCRLRWTNHLRPDLRKGAFTAEEEKLLVEQHYILRNKWAQIALAFPGRTDNEIKNYWHTRSKRLKKAGLPIYPEEVVERAKNMNQEHLNVDVGADQGDDNNSQIENFEIPEVVFKSFKLRPEAIVLPPYLDMQGSGSVDQSIDSIYNILLGPPSKRARLEDTTFNALDNTTFNNNSDSYTVAIPIFDQCEKYCMLSPPSDTILCASNGYDDNLIIGSHAALNDNISPFESDGSMMNELNIDRHVALNDTVYSSEPIDGCTSNELPSIQYLQTQQCSLDTPVSRFPIHESVDTSIQFPPIEDPNQSVFVYPASGDLLNTRSLQDNSNDTNLQEGIEKSAPKSVAYDDICADWDESSAPLLYSDYYSIDISMFSIDEPYFKPFS from the exons ATGGGTAGCATTTCAAATGGAGCTGATGATGGAGGTAGTCAGTCACCAGTATCCCCAGAAGAAGTTGAGAATGGAGGTAGTCAGTCATCAGTATTTCCAGAAGAAGCTGATAACGAAGATAACACtagaggaggaggaggaggagggaGAGGAGATGGTAATCTAAAGAAAGGTACATGGACATCGGCAGAGGATGCAATTTTGGTAGAAtatgttcaaaaatatggagACAGAAATTGGAGTGCAGTCCAAAAAAAATTTGGACTTGCCCGATGCGGGAAAAGCTGTCGTCTACGATGGACAAATCATTTGAGACCAGATCTCAGAAAGGGTGCATTTACTGCAGAAGAAGAAAAGTTACTTGTTGAACAACACTATATACTGAGAAATAAATGGGCTCAAATTGCTCTAGCG TTCCCTGGTCGCACAGATAATGAGATAAAGAACTATTGGCACACAAGAAGTAAGAGATTGAAAAAAGCTGGCTTACCCATCTACCCCGAGGAAGTAGTGGAAAGGGCGAAAAACATGAATCAAGAACATTTAAATGTAGACGTGGGAGCCGACCAAGGTGATGACAATAATTCACAGATAGAAAATTTCGAGATACCTGAAGTggtatttaaaagtttcaaaCTCCGACCAGAAGCAATTGTTCTACCACCGTATTTAGATATGCAAGGAAGTGGCTCGGTTGATCAAAGTATAGACTCCATCTATAATATCTTGTTGGGACCCCCCTCAAAACGCGCTAGATTAGAAGATACAACATTCAATGCTTTGGACAATACAACATTCAATAATAATTCAGACAGTTACACTGTTGCTATCCCAATATTTGATCAATGTGAAAAGTATTGTATGTTGTCTCCTCCCAGTGATACCATTCTCTGTGCCAGCAATGGATATGACGATAACCTTATTATTGGTAGTCATGCCGCATTAAATGACAATATCTCTCCTTTTGAGTCTGATGGGTCCATGATGAATGAACTTAATATCGACCGTCATGTCGCATTAAATGACACTGTCTATTCTTCTGAGCCCATAGACGGGTGCACGAGTAATGAGCTCCCTTCAATCCAATATTTACAGACTCAACAATGTAGCTTGGACACGCCTGTGTCCCGATTTCCTATACATGAATCTGTCGACACATCGATTCAATTTCCTCCAATTGAGGATCCTAATCAATCGGTTTTTGTTTATCCTGCGAGTGGTGATTTACTCAATACAAGATCATTGCAGGACAATTCAAATGACACAAATCTGCAAGAGGGAATAGAAAAATCAGCGCCCAAGAGCGTAGCTTACGATGACATTTGTGCAGATTGGGATGAGTCTTCTGCTCCATTGTTGTATTCTGACTACTACAGTATTGATATTAGCATGTTTTCAATCGATGAGCCCTACTTTAAACCATTCAG TTGA